The following proteins are co-located in the Telopea speciosissima isolate NSW1024214 ecotype Mountain lineage chromosome 9, Tspe_v1, whole genome shotgun sequence genome:
- the LOC122639979 gene encoding serine/arginine repetitive matrix protein 2-like, whose product MVGMDLGSPDARLEEINDAQKTDGSFSVGKLDLNLAVSKEEGSEVYGHETGAWDDTVLVNLNQQRQHDSPLSPAGVIGEESDSFCLKSSPTGRTGFDHDEVGEKSFDHDPESLHSPLKDTLYQDEIGALSDSPSGKSSYPGESEMSRIEKRTEETHQLWESSRTVDSNYQEEEDMEKINIDPCQSYSPLHDEKLKDCSGNLSRDSPREKTESTHEEVEEGASDYHARKLLSPEKMQDNTDKTTNEDFYHSMNSPSENGKIYRLHSDLHSESPKITSKRSASSGRQMSFSPERSPYIEKFPRGKPSSPQIDRDPSYSPRSSRKRHSSSLEKFGGDGKRVPSQGNLSPSGQTFISPERQSRQDTHRRGDTSPRRNYLPPGHRRQERSMSRSPVRRRDSSFGSKRDHRDRSRSKSPYARDHYRRSPRRRYSPRRRSSPSRHYSQRRSPRRRPWSPPPNRNTGVGRPGNNLFVAGFSFVTTERDLERKFSRFGRVRDVRIVRDKRSGDSRGFGFLSLERDEDADAAIRALDQTEWNGRIVLVEKSKTPTH is encoded by the exons ATGGTAGGGATGGATTTGGGTTCTCCCGATGCAAGATTGGAAGAGATCAATGATGCTCAGAAAACGGATGGTTCGTTTTCTGTTGGAAAACTAGACCTTAATCTTGCTGTGAGTAAAGAAGAAGGGAGTGAGGTTTATGGTCATGAGACAGGGGCATGGGATGATACAGTTCTTGTCAATTTGAATCAGCAGAGGCAACATGACTCCCCTTTATCTCCTGCTGGCGTTATAGGCGAGGAGTCAGATTCATTTTGCTTGAAATCCAGTCCAACAGGGAGGACTGGATTTGATCATGATGAGGTTGGGGAAAAATCTTTTGACCATGATCCAGAGAGCCTGCATTCTCCATTAAAGGACACACTTTACCAAGATGAAATTGGGGCCTTATCTGACAGTCCCTCAGGTAAATCCTCATACCCAGGTGAATCAGAAATGTCTCGGATTGAAAAAAGAACTGAAGAAACTCATCAGTTGTGGGAATCTTCTAGGACAGTTGACTCCAACtatcaggaagaagaagatatggagAAGATCAATATTGATCCATGCCAGAGTTACTCTCCTCTGCATGATGAAAAATTAAAGGATTGTTCTGGCAATTTGTCTAGAGATTCACCACGTGAGAAAACTGAATCCACCCATGAGGAAGTAGAAGAGGGAGCTTCTGATTACCATGCAAGAAAGCTGTTGTCCCCTGAAAAGATGCAAGACAATACTGACAAGACTACAAATGAAGACTTCTACCATTCAATGAACTCACCATCTGAGAATGGAAAGATATATCGACTTCATTCTGATCTGCACTCAGAGTCTCCGAAAATAACCTCAAAAAGATCTGCATCATCGGGGAGGCAGATGTCATTTTCTCCTGAAAGGTCACCTTATATAGAAAAATTTCCACGTGGAAAACCATCTTCACCACAGATTGATCGAGACCCATCGTATTCCCCTAGATCATCTAGAAAGAGACACTCATCTTCCCTTGAAAAGTTTGGTGGGGATGGTAAAAGAGTTCCATCCCAGGGTAATTTATCTCCATCTGGCCAAACTTTTATTTCTCCAGAGAGGCAGTCTCGTCAGGATACTCACCGTAGAGGTGATACATCACCTAGAAGGAATTATTTGCCACCAGGTCATAGAAGACAAGAGAGGTCCATGTCAAGATCACCTGTTAGGCGGAGGGATTCTTCTTTTGGATCCAAAAGGGATCACCGTGATAGATCCCGATCAAAGTCCCCTTATGCAAGAGATCATTACCGAAGATCCCCAAG GAGGAGGTATTCCCCTAGGCGCAGATCTTCTCCTTCCAGGCACTATTCTCAACGCCGCTCTCCTAGGAGGAGACCTTGGTCGCCACCTCCTAATCGGAACACTGGAGTAGGGAGACCTGGAAACAATCTATTTGTTGCAGGCTTTAGCTTTGTTACTACAGAAAGAGATCTTGAAAGGAAATTTTCAAGGTTTGGCCGTGTTAGAGATGTCCGCATAGTTCGGGATAAGAG GTCTGGTGATTCTCGAGGTTTTGGCTTCCTGTCCTTGGAAAGAGATGAAGATGCAGATGCTGCTATTCGAGCTCTTGACCAGACTGAATGGAATGGCCGGATTGTCCTAGTAGAGAAATCAAAAACACCAACCCATTGA
- the LOC122639904 gene encoding NEDD8-activating enzyme E1 regulatory subunit AXR1-like, with product MAEPKTKYDRQLRIWGEQGQAALENASICLLNCGPTGSETLKNLVLGGIGSITVIDGSKVEASDLGNNFMVDESSIGQSKAKCVCAFLQELNDSVKAKFVEESPEALIETNPSFFSQFTLVVATQLVETSMLKLDRICRQANVMLIFARSYGLTGLVRISLKEHNVIESKPDHFLDDLRLNHPWPELKSFAETIDLNVTDPVVHKHIPYVVILVKMADEWASKHGGCLPTTREEKKEFKDLLKARMIALDEDNYKEAIEAAFKVSTPRGFGSNLRQIIDDSAAEVDSTSSDFWVMVAALKEFIANEGDGEAPLEGSIPDMTSLTEYYVNLQKIYQAKAEADFHAIEQHVRNILKRIRRDTDAISKTIIKSFCKNARKLTVCRYRLVETEFNSPILPELQKYLTDEDYSIAVGLYILLRAADRFATNYNRFPGMFDGEIDEDISRLKTIAVGILSDLGCNGSTLTEDLINEMCRFGAAELHAVAAFIGGIASQEAIKLITKQFVPMSGTFIFNGIDHKSQLLFL from the exons ATGGCGGAGCCGAAGACCAAATACGATCGACAGCTCAG GATCTGGGGAGAACAAGGACAGGCAGCGCTGGAAAATGCCAGCATCTGCTTATTAAATTGTGGTCCTACTGGATCTGAAACACTAAAAAATCTCGTCCTTGGTGGAATTGGAAGTATTACTGTTATCGATGGCTCTAAAGTTGAAGCAAGCGATCTCGGGAACAACTTTATGG TGGATGAATCGAGCATTGGGCAATCAAAAGCAAAATGTGTATGTGCCTTTTTGCAGGAGCTGAATGATTCTGTCAAGGCCAAATTCGTAGAGGAGTCCCCAGAGGCATTAATTGAGACGAACCCATCCTTTTTTTCTCAGTTTACTTTGGTGGTTGCAACTCAG CTGGTGGAAACTTCAATGCTGAAATTGGATAGGATCTGTAGGCAGGCAAATGTTATGTTGATATTTGCACGCTCATATGGCCTAACTGGGCTTGTTCGGATTAGTTTGAAG GAACACAATGTTATCGAGTCAAAGCCTGATCATTTTCTGGATGATCTCCGACTGAACCATCCCTGGCCTGAGTTGAAGAG TTTTGCCGAAACCATTGACTTAAACGTGACAGATCCTGTGGTCCATAAGCATATACCATATGTTGTCATTCTTGTTAAGATGGCAGATGAGTGGGCCTCTAAACATGGTGGTTGCCTTCCGACAACtagggaagaaaaaaaggagttCAAG GATCTTTTGAAAGCCAGGATGATTGCTTTAGATGAAGATAATTACAAAGAAGCTATTGAGGCCGCATTCAAAGTGTCCACTCCTCGAGGATTCG GTTCAAATCTCCGCCAAATAATAGATGATAGTGCTGCTGAAGTTGATTCCACTTCATCAGATTTTTGGGTGATGGTGGCAGCTTTAAAG GAATTCATTGCAAATGAAGGTGATGGGGAGGCACCTCTTGAGGGATCAATACCAGATATGACATCTTTAACAGA ATATTATGTAAATTTGCAAAAGATCTACCAGGCTAAAGCCGAGGCAGACTTTCATGCTATTGAGCAACACGTGAGGAATATTTTAAAGAGAATCAGGAGGGATACAGATGCCATTTCAAAGACAATCATAAAAAGCTTCTGTAAAAATGCAAGAAAGCTCACA GTATGTAGATACCGCCTAGTTGAGACCGAGTTTAATTCACCTATTCTACCAGAGTTACAAAAGTATTTGACAGATGAAGATTACAG CATAGCTGTTGGGTTGTACATTCTGCTTCGTGCTGCTGACCGGTTTGCAACCAATTACAACAGGTTTCCTGGAATGTTTGACGG AGAAATCGATGAGGACATATCTCGGTTGAAGACTATTGCTGTTGGCATACTAAGTGACTTGGGTTGCAATGGATCAACATTGACAGAGGACCTAATCAATGAGATGTGCCGATTTGGTGCTGCAGAGCTTCATGCAGTCGCTGCCTTCATAGGGGGAATTGCATCACAGGAGGCTATTAAG CTCATTACAAAGCAATTCGTGCCAATGTCCGGGACTTTCATCTTTAATGGAATTGATCACAAGTCTCAATTGCTGTTCTTGTAG
- the LOC122640496 gene encoding probable nucleoredoxin 2 → MDASSDEIDTDKSLFHQLLTSETRDFLVSPSGDQVKVDELDGKTIGLYFSANWYSQCQSFTPVLANIYNQLKEQGARFEIVFVSSDEDQCAFNKFHGTMPWLAIPFSDLNSKKNLTQKFQVEGIPCLIIIDICGKPIQTEGVELIYRYGVQAFPFTQERIAELEAEEEADRASQTLEKLLSTQTRGHVIKQKEQVPVSTLVGKTVGLYFSALACLPCEKFTSKLVSVYENLKEKKEAFEIVFISTDQDESGYSGFYQSMPWHALPYGDETAKVLLKYFNVKGIPSLIIIGPDGKTVTREGRYLINLHKEMAYPFTVMHLSLLQERLDEESKSYPRSFFHAGHHHMLNAVYSSSGGGPFICCECDEQGFGCAYQCIECGFEVHLKCVRETCKDNLEKEHVRTIDHSRPCSNGF, encoded by the exons ATGGATGCTTCTTCAGATGAGATTGATACTGATAAGAGCCTCTTCCATCAATTATTGACCTCCGAAACCAGAGATTTTCTCGTTTCTCCCTCCGGAGACCAG GTCAAAGTTGATGAATTGGATGGAAAAACTATTGGGTTGTATTTCTCTGCAAACTGGTACTCTCAGTGTCAGAGTTTCACCCCAGTTTTGGCCAATATCTACAACCAGCTGAAGGAGCAGGGAGCCAGGTTTGAGATTGTGTTTGTGTCATCTGATGAAGATCAGTGCGCCTTCAACAAGTTCCATGGAACCATGCCTTGGCTTGCCATACCGTTTTCTGATCTAAATTCTAAAAAGAACCTGACTCAAAAGTTTCAGGTTGAGGGTATCCCCTGCCTGATCATAATTGACATCTGTGGCAAACCAATCCAGACTGAAGGAGTTGAGCTCATCTACCGATATGGGGTCCAGGCTTTTCCTTTTACTCAAGAGAGGATTGCAGAGTTGGAAGCTGAAGAGGAAGCAGATCGTGCATCTCAAACTCTGGAGAAGCTGCTTTCAACCCAGACTAGAGGCCATGTGATTAAACAAAAAGAACAG GTACCTGTTTCTACTTTGGTAGGGAAAACAGTTGGGTTGTACTTCTCGGCTTTAGCATGTCTTCCCTGTGAAAAATTCACATCAAAATTAGTCTCTGTGTATGAAAAtcttaaagaaaagaaagaggcgTTTGAGATAGTGTTCATCTCTACTGATCAAGATGAATCAGGGTACTCAGGATTCTATCAATCCATGCCATGGCATGCTTTGCCTTATGGAGATGAGACTGCCAAAGTGTTATTGAAGTACTTTAATGTAAAAGGAATTCCCTCCCTGATCATCATTGGTCCTGATGGGAAGACAGTCACAAGAGAAGGAAGGTACCTGATTAATTTGCACAAGGAGATGGCATACCCATTTACTGTGATGCACCTATCATTACTCCAAGAAAGATTGGACGAGGAATCTAAAAGCTACCCAAGATCTTTCTTTCACGCGGGTCACCACCATATGTTGAATGCGGTCTATTCAAGCTCTGGAGGAGGCCCTTTCATTTGCTGTGAGTGTGATGAGCAGGGCTTTGGGTGTGCATACCAGTGCATTGAGTGTGGGTTTGAGGTCCACCTCAAGTGTGTTCGGGAGACTTGCAAAGACAACCTAGAGAAGGAACATGTAAGGACTATTGATCATTCCCGTCCTTGTAGCAATGGATTCTAA